From the genome of Vicia villosa cultivar HV-30 ecotype Madison, WI linkage group LG2, Vvil1.0, whole genome shotgun sequence, one region includes:
- the LOC131652627 gene encoding inositol-tetrakisphosphate 1-kinase 4-like isoform X2 — translation MKLNGEISEGEEDEEKMVVGYALTSKKKKSFLKPNFIGLARNKGISFVAIDLKKPLLEQGPFDVVLHKDYRHKHPEVTILDPPDAIQHLLNRQSMLQNVAELNLSDCHGKVGVPQQLVITKNPSTIPYEVIKAGMKLPLVAKPLVVDGSAKSHELCLAYDELSLSKLEPPLVLQEFVNHGGLLFKIYIVGETIKVVRRFSLPNVSKNELLDVDGLFRFPRVSCAAASADDADLDPNIAEHPPRPLLERLAKDLRRRLGLRLFNIDMIREHGTKDVFYVIDINYFPGYGKMPEYENIFIDFLLSLGHNKCKKKDGT, via the exons ATGAAGTTGAACGGAGAAATCTCGGagggagaagaagatgaagagaaaatGGTGGTTGGTTACGCCTTAACgtcgaagaagaagaaaagctTTCTAAAGCCTAATTTTATTGGCCTTGCAAG GAATAAGGGGATTTCCTTTGTTGCGATTGATCTAAAGAAGCCACTGTTAGAACAAGGTCCATTTGATGTTGTCTTGCATAAG GACTACAGGCATAAACATCCCGAAGTAACCATCCTTGACCCTCCAGATGCAATTCAACATTTGCTCAATCGACAGTCCATGCTACAAAATGTGGCAGAGCTAAATTTATCGGACTGCCATG GTAAGGTTGGGGTTCCGCAACAGTTAGTTATCACTAAAAACCCATCTACTATTCCCTATGAAGTCATCAAGGCTGGAATGAAGTTACCATTAG TTGCTAAACCGTTGGTTGTGGATGGGAGTGCAAAGTCACACGAATTGTGTCTTGCTTATGATGAATTGTCTCTTTCAAAGCTTGAACCTCCGCTTGTTCTTCAAGAGTTTGTTAATCATG GTGGCCTTCTTTTTAAGATTTATATTGTCGGGGAAACTATAAAGGTTGTGAGGCGTTTCTCTCTACCCAATGTTAGTAAAAATGAGCTATTGGATGTTGATGGTTTATTCCGATTTCCAAGAGTTTCATGTGCAGCAGCTTCTGCAGATGATGCTGATTTGGATCCAAATATTGCAG AACATCCACCAAGACCTTTATTGGAGAGGCTTGCAAAGGATCTACGTCGTAGACTG GGACTCCGCTTGTTCAACATTGATATGATACGGGAACACGGGACAAAGGACGTGTTTTATGTCATTGATATCAATTACTTTCCTG GGTATGGAAAAATGCCAGAGTATGAGAACATATTTATAGATTTCCTACTTAGTCTCGGGCACAATAAGTGTAAGAAGAAGGATGGTACTTAA
- the LOC131652627 gene encoding inositol-tetrakisphosphate 1-kinase 4-like isoform X1 — protein sequence MKLNGEISEGEEDEEKMVVGYALTSKKKKSFLKPNFIGLARNKGISFVAIDLKKPLLEQGPFDVVLHKLPGKEWREIIEDYRHKHPEVTILDPPDAIQHLLNRQSMLQNVAELNLSDCHGKVGVPQQLVITKNPSTIPYEVIKAGMKLPLVAKPLVVDGSAKSHELCLAYDELSLSKLEPPLVLQEFVNHGGLLFKIYIVGETIKVVRRFSLPNVSKNELLDVDGLFRFPRVSCAAASADDADLDPNIAEHPPRPLLERLAKDLRRRLGLRLFNIDMIREHGTKDVFYVIDINYFPGYGKMPEYENIFIDFLLSLGHNKCKKKDGT from the exons ATGAAGTTGAACGGAGAAATCTCGGagggagaagaagatgaagagaaaatGGTGGTTGGTTACGCCTTAACgtcgaagaagaagaaaagctTTCTAAAGCCTAATTTTATTGGCCTTGCAAG GAATAAGGGGATTTCCTTTGTTGCGATTGATCTAAAGAAGCCACTGTTAGAACAAGGTCCATTTGATGTTGTCTTGCATAAG TTGCCAGGAAAAGAGTGGCGTGAGATTATTGAG GACTACAGGCATAAACATCCCGAAGTAACCATCCTTGACCCTCCAGATGCAATTCAACATTTGCTCAATCGACAGTCCATGCTACAAAATGTGGCAGAGCTAAATTTATCGGACTGCCATG GTAAGGTTGGGGTTCCGCAACAGTTAGTTATCACTAAAAACCCATCTACTATTCCCTATGAAGTCATCAAGGCTGGAATGAAGTTACCATTAG TTGCTAAACCGTTGGTTGTGGATGGGAGTGCAAAGTCACACGAATTGTGTCTTGCTTATGATGAATTGTCTCTTTCAAAGCTTGAACCTCCGCTTGTTCTTCAAGAGTTTGTTAATCATG GTGGCCTTCTTTTTAAGATTTATATTGTCGGGGAAACTATAAAGGTTGTGAGGCGTTTCTCTCTACCCAATGTTAGTAAAAATGAGCTATTGGATGTTGATGGTTTATTCCGATTTCCAAGAGTTTCATGTGCAGCAGCTTCTGCAGATGATGCTGATTTGGATCCAAATATTGCAG AACATCCACCAAGACCTTTATTGGAGAGGCTTGCAAAGGATCTACGTCGTAGACTG GGACTCCGCTTGTTCAACATTGATATGATACGGGAACACGGGACAAAGGACGTGTTTTATGTCATTGATATCAATTACTTTCCTG GGTATGGAAAAATGCCAGAGTATGAGAACATATTTATAGATTTCCTACTTAGTCTCGGGCACAATAAGTGTAAGAAGAAGGATGGTACTTAA
- the LOC131652627 gene encoding inositol-tetrakisphosphate 1-kinase 4-like isoform X3: MLQNVAELNLSDCHGKVGVPQQLVITKNPSTIPYEVIKAGMKLPLVAKPLVVDGSAKSHELCLAYDELSLSKLEPPLVLQEFVNHGGLLFKIYIVGETIKVVRRFSLPNVSKNELLDVDGLFRFPRVSCAAASADDADLDPNIAEHPPRPLLERLAKDLRRRLGLRLFNIDMIREHGTKDVFYVIDINYFPGYGKMPEYENIFIDFLLSLGHNKCKKKDGT, encoded by the exons ATGCTACAAAATGTGGCAGAGCTAAATTTATCGGACTGCCATG GTAAGGTTGGGGTTCCGCAACAGTTAGTTATCACTAAAAACCCATCTACTATTCCCTATGAAGTCATCAAGGCTGGAATGAAGTTACCATTAG TTGCTAAACCGTTGGTTGTGGATGGGAGTGCAAAGTCACACGAATTGTGTCTTGCTTATGATGAATTGTCTCTTTCAAAGCTTGAACCTCCGCTTGTTCTTCAAGAGTTTGTTAATCATG GTGGCCTTCTTTTTAAGATTTATATTGTCGGGGAAACTATAAAGGTTGTGAGGCGTTTCTCTCTACCCAATGTTAGTAAAAATGAGCTATTGGATGTTGATGGTTTATTCCGATTTCCAAGAGTTTCATGTGCAGCAGCTTCTGCAGATGATGCTGATTTGGATCCAAATATTGCAG AACATCCACCAAGACCTTTATTGGAGAGGCTTGCAAAGGATCTACGTCGTAGACTG GGACTCCGCTTGTTCAACATTGATATGATACGGGAACACGGGACAAAGGACGTGTTTTATGTCATTGATATCAATTACTTTCCTG GGTATGGAAAAATGCCAGAGTATGAGAACATATTTATAGATTTCCTACTTAGTCTCGGGCACAATAAGTGTAAGAAGAAGGATGGTACTTAA